From a region of the Fischerella sp. JS2 genome:
- a CDS encoding ATP-binding protein → MSSDREPVHFSGSIQPHGILLALSYPELTILQVSANIQDFFNVQPENLLGQCLDSLLNEQIFAAFRQNLADIDNISPFKLSIQISVDEQYFDGMVHRSANVIILELEPSTKQTNVNFFSVSALIKRAIAKLQQVSTSCDFFDLVTQEVRQLTGFDRVMVYQFNPQGAGEVIAEAKTDDLPPYLGLHYPATDIPQPVRELYTQGLLRFIPNLAVAAVDLVPAENPVTGQPLDLSMAVLRGVDSCCVEYHQNIGVAAILVIALIRDRQLWGLIACHHHTPKHIPYKIREGCELLGQFVSSELANKVNDEELDYILKLRSLQSEFIESISQFNDLKQALVNPASHLLELVNAQGAAICLAGEITLLGATPTLDQVRTLIRWANTQVSDVLFYSDSLPKIYPDAEAFSSVASGLLLLQISQVRQYSILWFRPEVLQTLTWAGDPHASMSVASDGSVTWSLRKSFARWQETVRFTSLPWKDCELKNALAIKSVIVSIVLNKADELAQINQELERSNQELDSFAYAASHDLKEPLRGIHNFSTLLLKGYESILDDTGKARLQTLLRLTRRMESLIDALLKFSRLGQAQLNLQPTDFNELVNRVQEDLYISRQDVQLNIRIPRPLPIVRCDSILISEVFINLLSNACKYNDKPEVWIEIGYLEEETEILRRADAGNLSDQVCASSSQSPITFYVRDNGIGIRERHLETVFRLFKRLHEQHLYEGGTGAGLTIAKKIIERHGGVIWVESIYGEGSTFYFTLPTY, encoded by the coding sequence ATGAGTTCTGATCGCGAACCTGTTCATTTTTCAGGTTCGATTCAGCCGCATGGCATTCTGCTAGCTCTTTCATATCCTGAGTTAACAATTCTGCAAGTAAGTGCTAATATCCAAGATTTCTTTAATGTTCAGCCTGAGAACTTGCTTGGTCAATGCCTTGATAGTCTATTAAATGAGCAAATTTTTGCAGCTTTTCGGCAAAATTTGGCAGATATAGACAATATTAGTCCTTTCAAACTATCAATCCAGATCTCGGTAGATGAGCAATACTTCGATGGGATGGTTCATCGAAGTGCAAATGTGATCATCCTCGAACTAGAACCAAGCACCAAACAGACAAACGTGAATTTCTTTAGTGTGTCGGCGCTGATCAAAAGAGCGATCGCAAAATTACAACAGGTATCTACTAGCTGCGATTTCTTTGATTTAGTCACCCAAGAAGTTCGCCAACTCACAGGCTTTGATCGGGTGATGGTTTATCAATTTAACCCACAAGGAGCAGGGGAGGTAATTGCAGAAGCAAAAACCGATGACTTACCGCCCTACTTAGGGCTGCACTATCCCGCTACAGATATTCCCCAGCCCGTTAGAGAATTATACACCCAAGGATTGCTGCGATTTATTCCTAATTTGGCTGTAGCAGCTGTTGATTTGGTTCCAGCAGAGAATCCAGTTACGGGACAACCACTTGACTTGAGCATGGCAGTATTACGGGGAGTTGACTCTTGCTGTGTAGAATATCATCAAAACATAGGCGTAGCGGCTATTTTAGTCATTGCTTTGATTCGCGATCGCCAACTGTGGGGATTAATTGCCTGTCATCATCACACACCTAAACATATTCCTTACAAAATTCGGGAAGGATGCGAGTTGTTGGGACAGTTTGTGTCCTCAGAGTTAGCCAATAAAGTCAATGACGAAGAATTAGACTATATTCTCAAACTTCGCTCCTTGCAATCAGAATTTATAGAATCAATTTCCCAATTTAATGATCTCAAACAAGCTCTGGTAAATCCTGCTTCGCACTTGCTGGAATTAGTAAATGCCCAAGGAGCGGCTATTTGTTTGGCAGGAGAAATCACGCTGCTGGGAGCAACACCAACCCTTGATCAGGTTCGCACTCTGATTCGGTGGGCTAATACTCAAGTTAGCGATGTTCTATTTTATAGCGATTCCCTGCCGAAAATTTATCCAGATGCAGAAGCGTTCTCTAGTGTTGCTAGCGGCTTGCTGCTGTTGCAAATTTCTCAGGTACGTCAGTATTCTATCCTCTGGTTTCGTCCAGAAGTACTGCAAACCTTAACTTGGGCAGGCGATCCTCATGCTTCTATGTCGGTTGCTAGCGATGGTAGTGTAACTTGGTCTTTGCGCAAATCCTTTGCCCGGTGGCAAGAAACGGTTCGATTCACCTCCTTACCTTGGAAAGATTGTGAATTGAAGAATGCATTAGCTATCAAAAGTGTGATCGTGAGTATTGTTCTTAACAAAGCGGATGAATTAGCCCAGATAAACCAAGAATTAGAACGCAGCAACCAAGAGTTAGATTCCTTTGCCTATGCCGCTTCTCACGATCTTAAGGAACCATTACGCGGTATTCATAATTTCTCAACATTGTTATTAAAAGGCTACGAATCAATATTGGATGACACAGGGAAAGCTCGCCTCCAAACTCTATTGCGCCTAACTCGGCGGATGGAATCGCTGATTGATGCTTTACTCAAATTTTCACGCCTCGGACAGGCACAATTAAATCTCCAACCTACAGATTTCAACGAATTAGTAAATCGGGTGCAGGAAGATTTATATATTAGCCGTCAAGATGTTCAACTCAATATTCGCATTCCCCGTCCGTTACCCATCGTTCGTTGTGACTCCATCCTCATAAGTGAGGTGTTTATAAACCTACTCAGCAATGCTTGCAAGTATAACGACAAGCCAGAAGTATGGATTGAGATTGGTTATTTAGAAGAGGAAACGGAGATATTAAGACGCGCGGACGCGGGAAATTTGTCTGATCAAGTCTGCGCGTCTTCTTCTCAATCCCCGATCACCTTCTACGTCAGAGATAACGGTATCGGCATTCGTGAAAGACATCTAGAAACCGTTTTTCGGTTGTTTAAGCGGCTGCACGAGCAACATTTGTATGAGGGCGGAACAGGTGCAGGACTGACGATCGCTAAGAAGATTATCGAACGTCATGGTGGAGTTATTTGGGTGGAGTCTATCTATGGTGAAGGCTCAACGTTTTACTTTACATTGCCTACTTATTAA
- a CDS encoding response regulator, which produces MKTKHYNPLLIAEDSDEDFEVLQLLMEQKAVQNPVYRCTNGDKVLDFLYQEGDYGNSDVAPRPSVILLDLNLPGTDGRDVLEQVKQDQNLKEIPIVVFTTSSNPKDIEFCYQKGANGYLIKPFDSHELEKTFQAFVDYWLEANTAPISNSA; this is translated from the coding sequence ATGAAAACAAAACACTACAATCCCCTACTCATCGCTGAGGATAGTGATGAGGATTTTGAGGTACTCCAACTGCTGATGGAGCAAAAAGCGGTGCAAAATCCTGTGTATCGCTGTACAAACGGAGACAAGGTTTTAGATTTTCTTTATCAAGAAGGAGACTATGGCAATTCGGATGTTGCACCACGTCCATCAGTGATTCTGCTTGACCTGAATTTACCAGGTACTGATGGTCGCGATGTACTAGAACAAGTTAAACAAGATCAAAATCTCAAAGAAATTCCGATTGTTGTCTTCACTACGTCTTCAAATCCTAAAGATATTGAATTTTGCTATCAAAAAGGAGCAAATGGCTATCTCATCAAACCTTTTGACTCTCACGAATTAGAAAAAACTTTTCAGGCATTTGTAGACTACTGGTTAGAAGCAAACACGGCACCAATTTCTAATTCGGCCTAA